The sequence below is a genomic window from Micromonospora aurantiaca ATCC 27029.
GTGTCCCGCACGGCGTCCGCCGTGCGGGCGGTTCGTCCTACCCTGAGCCACCGGCATGCCCGGTGGCTCAGGGTCTTTCCTCGACGGCTGCGTGGGGGAATGTGCCCGTTCAACCCATTTCGGAGGTACGGTCCAGCGTGCTGGTCATTCGTCTGGTGAGTGGGCCCGCAGGGCCCGGCGCTCTCGTCCTGCCCGTCCGTCCCGGAGGGCCGGACTCCCCGGACTCCCTGGCCTCGCCGGACCCCACGGTCTCGCCGGCCTCCACGGCCCGCCTGGTCCCGACCGCCGTGCCGCTCGGCGACGACGTCCCTGCCGAGGCCGCAGCCGTCCTGCCCGCCACCCGGCTCACCGGCACGGCCGGCGAGGTACGCGAGCACCTGCGTCCCGGTGGCTCCCCGGCGCGGCTGTGGCTTCTGGGCGTCGGCGAGGGCGACGAGCGCGACTGGCGCACCGCCGGAGCGGCGCTGGCCCGCGCGGCGAAGGATGAGACGCAGATCACCATCGCACTTCCCGGCGAGGCGACGGCGGCGCTGCGTGGCCTCGCCGAAGGGCTGCTGCTCGGCTCGTACCGATTCCGTCTCACCGAGGCCGGCAAGCGTCCCGCCCTGGCCGAGGTGTCGGTGCTCGTCGACGACCCGGACGCTCTTGCCGGCACGCTCGACGCCGCCCGGGCCACCGCCGAGACGACCCGGCTCGCCCGGGACCTGACCAACATGCCCTCGTCCACCAAGAACCCGGAGTGGTTCGCCGCGCAGGTGGCCGAGGCCGCGTCCGGGCGCCCCGGCCTGCACCTGCGGGTACGCGGCCCGGAGGAACTGGCGGCCGAGGGCTTCGGCGGTCTCCTCGCCGTCGGCGGCGGCTCCGCGAGCGGCCCGCGCCTGGTGGAGCTGGACTGGCGGCCCGACGGCGCGCGTACCCACGTGGTGCTCGTCGGCAAGGGCATCACGTTCGACACCGGCGGCATCTCGATCAAGCCGGTGCCGGCCATGAAGCTCATGCGCAAGGACATGGCCGGTGCCGCCGCCGTGATCGCCGCGACGCTCGGCGCCGCCGAACTGCGCCTGCCGGTCCGGGTCACCACGCTCGCCCCGCTCGCCGAGAACATGGTCAGCGGCTCGGCGTTCCGCCCCGGCGACGTGATCCGGCACTACGGCGGGCTGACGAGCGAGAGCACCAACTCCGACGCCGAGGGCCGGCT
It includes:
- a CDS encoding leucyl aminopeptidase family protein, whose amino-acid sequence is MLVIRLVSGPAGPGALVLPVRPGGPDSPDSLASPDPTVSPASTARLVPTAVPLGDDVPAEAAAVLPATRLTGTAGEVREHLRPGGSPARLWLLGVGEGDERDWRTAGAALARAAKDETQITIALPGEATAALRGLAEGLLLGSYRFRLTEAGKRPALAEVSVLVDDPDALAGTLDAARATAETTRLARDLTNMPSSTKNPEWFAAQVAEAASGRPGLHLRVRGPEELAAEGFGGLLAVGGGSASGPRLVELDWRPDGARTHVVLVGKGITFDTGGISIKPVPAMKLMRKDMAGAAAVIAATLGAAELRLPVRVTTLAPLAENMVSGSAFRPGDVIRHYGGLTSESTNSDAEGRLVLADALAYAVRELKPDLLIDLATLTGANAVALGKRHAALYSENDALAAGLLDAITAAGERAWRMPLADDYVEYLASEIADLHSSPAQGAGSVVAALFLREFTGDLRDRWAHLDMSAPSWSDDTHGELVKGATGWGVRGLLRWLATLG